One part of the Clostridia bacterium genome encodes these proteins:
- a CDS encoding nitroreductase family protein yields the protein MNIIEALHSRHSVRAFKLDPVGKETLLKIMQAANQAPS from the coding sequence TTGAACATAATCGAAGCCCTTCACTCCCGCCACTCCGTGCGCGCTTTTAAGCTAGATCCGGTGGGCAAAGAAACCCTGCTCAAGATTATGCAGGCAGCGAACCAAGCCCCTTCCTGA